The Gossypium raimondii isolate GPD5lz chromosome 2, ASM2569854v1, whole genome shotgun sequence genome segment TTTGGGCCAGCAATATTCGAAGCATCGAAGCTAAAGGTTTTGTTTCTAGGAGTTGATGAAAAGAAGCACCCAGGGAAGCTACCCAGAGCTTATACCCTTACCCACAGTGATATAACAGCTAAACTCACTTTAGCCATCTCTCAAACCATAAACAATAGTCAGGTAAAACCCATTTCATTTGGCTGTTCTTggaattttgtattattttattgattgagaAGAAAACAGGGGAAACAGGGGATTTTCTAGTCAGCTGATGAATGATTtcatcaaagaaaaaaacacaTGGGAAGATATGCACGTAAGTTGATATGACATGGAATTAATTGCTGaatacagttttttttttatacctATATACCATCAATCTAAATCTGTCCCAATTTTCAAAACAGTGTGAAGttgtattttgaattgaatccTTAGTACTATATTGTACGTTTGAAATTTGTGTCTATTTACTACTTCACGGGTAGTTTTGTAGAGGGccagaaattttgttaaaatttgagggatcaaaattaaaaatgtttaaatgaaattattaatttttcaaaaaagttaatcttataatttttttttttaattttaagaggAGTTATAAAGCAATTTTCCTATTTAATCAAGAGGTGAAAGCCTTACCTGCCCTTCGGCTCTGTTCCTGGTTTTGGCTTTAGCGTTTTCGTTTTTAGAAAACAATgagactttatttttttaaaacatccattttgagttgtttATTAAGTAcctatgtttaaattttaattaactccttttaaattaatttttaattttattatatattaatttttaattttaaaatttgaggggaTTAAAAGGAATTTTAGGTACGGATGATAATGGAGCGGGGCATGTGGATATTGTTAAATTCACTACCATTCCATAATTAGCATGTTTTACTTCACCACTAGCTTTGTTCCACCATGgttatctaattttaaaaattattaccaTCTCCATAGATGTTAGATATATCTATTTTTGTTCACTCCGTtctgtttcaatttaattttttttattttttcaatctttttaagtcaatttaattttttctattcgtctttaatttttttaatcatttttaattcaagtgaatatttaaataaaaaatatattattttattatactattacatttttatcattttaatggtttatatatacaagaataatataataattttatatagtggaGTGGGTCAGGGCAAGGCAAACAAATACTATAACCGCTCTATACcttttatctaaaataaaatttcattctacCCTGGTTTACATTTACatctcaaaaaaataaagctaCTCCATTCAGAGCAAATTGGTTTAGAATTTATCGATCGGTTCGAGTTTTGTCATTCCTAATTTGGGTCAAGCCCTTACTTTCTCTTTAATTCGTTCTTCTCAAAAGACCCGATTATTATGATACTAATACTTTGATCTCTGGtaaaatattttgatgtataGAGAATAATTTGGAATTTGGGTCATAATTTAAGTACATTTCATGGAATTAACCCTATATTTGGGGGGTTGGTTGCAGTTGCAGGGTTGGTCAAACAAATTATACAGAGACGAAGTGGTGGCGGAATGGAAAAAGGTGAAAGGAAAGATGTCTTTACACGTTCATTGTCACATAAGCGGTGGCCATTTCCTCTTGGACTTATGTGCTAGACTTAGATACTTCATCTTCTGCAAAGAACTCCCTGTGGTAACATAAATTAAACCATTTCGTTACCCTAATGTTTCCACTTAATTTTTGGTGTTAAAACTAACCTGAAACaatgttattattaaaaaaaaaaaaggtactGAAGGCATTTGTACATGGAGATGGGAATTTGCTGAAAAGCTACCCAGAATTGCTGGAGTCATTGGTATGGGTTTATTTTCACTCAAACGTTCAAGAATTCAATAGGGTCGAGTGTTGGGGTCCGTTGGTGGAAGCTACAGCACCTTCTAGCGGAACCGATGATGACGGTGCCGTGTGCCAAcgaggaaaaacaaaagaaatattgGGAAGTAATTGGGAATTGCCACAGTCATGCCAAGATGATTGTAAATGTTGTTTTCCACCAATGAGTTTGATCCCATGGTCACCAAAGCACCctcatgaaaatgaaaaaattgggACCCAAGATCAGCAATTGCCTTCACCAAATGTGAAAACTATTGAATGAATGACTGGTGTGGAGTTAATTGAACCAATTGTTTTTCATTGTTATTGATTTGTCTCTGGTGAAAGGAAAGAtgtaaataacaaaatatcatattattggGTTGGCAATTATGACATTTGTGTTTGCTTCTTGTTTACGTCTAATGCATTTAACCTTAGCAATTGGTGcttgtaatataataatacatgCTCCAACCATTTAAAAAGTcctaaattaagttttttttcataGTTAATGAAACCAGATTGGTAGATAGTAACAGTTAAATTGGAAATCAATCATGTTGAATcgattaatatattatttgttatctgagtttaattttactattcaatttgatacttagattaaaatattcaaaataggtatttaattagaaaaagttGAGGTATTAAATTAGATattaaattcaaactcaaatacTTAATCgggataaaaattaaagtataaaattttaaaacttacatACCAAAGAGAATATTAATGTCTAACTCAAGTACCaagttgaaaaatatattaaaattaaatttaggtactaaatagtatattaacccaaaaaataaaaaattttaaaaccatatataactgttgtaatttcttaaaataaataattagaatccttattacaaataaatccaaaaattgGTTAGAAAAACGTGCCACTCCCCTAGTCTATAGGCTTGGTGGCCGTCCGTAGCCAGGTTTTGATCACCGGCTATGTTCAAAAGTTTGTCGTCACCTTCCAAAGTGCCTCGGCGTTTCGATAATTTAAATACAAACCCAAtgatcaaaaatatataaaagaactaGAAAGAATGTCTATTATGAATCTGTAGACATGAATTTTCAGGAACATTTCAATATAGATAATGATCTGTTTAGGttcatttcatatatacaaatttttatttatattttctattaatttttatttaaattttatttaaattttatttattttccaattttgaaataattatattttataaaagataaaaatacataaggaatgaatctagacaaatgGGTGCCTAGATTCAGATGTCCAAGGTCATTCTTGATGTGAAAAAAATCTATTCTTTTTTAtcagtttatatatttttaaagtttttaaaacttttttaaaatttgtgtcCGTCATGTGGCATACTGAAAGGTTGCCATATGTCACCACCAGATTGCCTATTAGTGTTATGTCAGCACAAGCTAACAATATTAGTGCAAGGTTCCGACCTTGGTAATGGAATGCAAGTTTAAGTACCAACTAGGtccaaaaaaatttaggtaccTACTAGATACTTCTAGACAAGTTGAGGGGACAAACTACATATTAACCCTTCTTTGATACATGAATAGAgttatattcatttattttataaaaaaaaaactttgaattcattttattaaacGATGGAATCCTTATGCCCAcattacattttcataatattatatttaatttgattttacgAAACATAACTAACGAAGAAATCATACatggaaaaagaaatacaagTACTTTATCAAACAAAGCTTTCAGACATTTTTTTCCCGTTTATTCTCTCAATTGTCATTCATCGATGGCGACATCTATGGTGTCTTGAGCAACCACGGTTGTAGGTATTCGCTTGCATGGGAGTACTTTTAGGGTTAGGATGACACCCTGGGTGCGGTCCGCCAGGCCTTTTGCAAGGATCAAGAACTCCTGGATGGATGTACATTACACCATTGCGTGTAGTTGCATCGACTTGAACCACCACCATGCTGATTAGAGCCAAGTAAATTAACCAAATCTTAATGTTGGACAACCCCATGATTGAACTTAACTTGAAAGGATATTGAAATTTCACAAATATTTATACGGTTTGTATGATTctcaattttagtaaaataacttaaattagtGCGAAAATGTTTATTGGTTTtccttttgttgttgttgtttttgagtttaaaattagtatattaattgttttatatgaCATCACTTgcacaaatataaatataatatagttatcgaatagtttaaaattttaaatatgaaaataattgtaaaagtatcatagtagtccttaaatattttggtctatttatgaattgaatccTTCtactttatgaaaattaagaaacTAGCCATTCTACTTTAATGTGTTAGAATTTGTTTGTCATAtacaaaatttaagaatttagtccagTTAGGATAAATTGGTAAACATTGCCTCTAAATCATTGACTTGAAAATcaatagttcaataatttttgtatgaaaagaagaagcaaaattagcagttcaataatttatatgtaacaaattagcaaaaattGATAGTTCAAGTTCATGCAACTTCTCAAGTTTTATGAAGTCCAATGActaaaatttgacaaattaaagtAGAGGGACTAGCTTTCCAATTTTTGTAAAGTAAAGGAATGAAATTCATAATAAACCCTAAATATTTTAAGTCAATCACGCTCCACAAAAAATGGGCCGATGTTCGtttattatcaaataataatgaatacaagactaaattcttataaattaaagtagaaggactaatttttcattttttgtaaagTAGAGAgatgaaattcataattaagcCTAAATATATTATGGCAATAACATTTTTCTTAACCGCACCCTTGATTGGACGaaaaagtggaaagaaaatcaattttaagtGTGTTTAGTTATtctaatgcataaaaatcaatcattctaaattgaaataataggaAGAGTGAAGATGAGATAAATGTGTATGTTAGTTCAAAATGAGatgatcattttttattttgttttttctacCTTAACCAGTAGTCGAAAGTTCTATCATCGCTTTAAgtatgaaacaactttaaaattcGTGGCCAATCTTATTAATAGACTTACAGAATGCAGAGATTTAATTATTGAGTTCGCGCCCGTATACATACTCGCAAAAAAATGGGCaatgctttttctttttggaatatGGGCCGatgttcatttttcttcaaagaatgaataaataaataaataaataaagcttaatactaaattttaattagattttggaaagcactaagaaaaaaaaatgaactcaGCTTTAAATCTCAATCTTTACTGAAAATAGTTGTTAATATTCATTATGACAATTCGAATTTCAGGTTAGTAAAATTCCTTCACCaaagttttttctttaaaaatttaggcttaaagggttttttacaaaaataatataaaaaaataaaaaattatcaaaatgttataactttttttttatttaccaatatatatatattatttaccaaaatatataaaaaaacaaaaaataaaaaaaaataaaaacaaaaaaaaaacctggaCTGATTTGACAACTCCTTGGTGGAGGGAACActgttggcggcaccaaacaagggaaccctgttggcggcaccaaacaagggTTCCTGTTATGGCACTTTCACcgcttttagtatttttatttattttggtaaataaaaaatatatataatattttggtatttttaatattttattattttgtaatgttttattatgggttttataaaatatgggttttataaaaaataaaaattaccaaaatattataacttttttatttaccaaaaatatataattttttatttatcaaaatatatcaaaaaattaaaaaacaaaaaataaaaaaaaagaaaaaacacactaaatttataaattaattttacactaAATACACTAAATAATACGAGTAAATGGCAGGGATAATGGtttttttacactaaattaattttaaaaacacactaaattaataaatttaaaacattatgtaaaattataaaattagaaatgaagatactttttaaagtaataaaatgcggagaaaaaaatacgaacaaatggccgaagtaagagttttttactaactttttttttcaacttgcaggCATCGCAATGGCTTCATTGATTAGCAGCAAAAGCCACATATCTGATGCGGTTAATAACGCGGTAtgagttattatttattaatcacgggttctatttatttaaaaaggatagACGTACAAAGAAATAATGTTATcgtaaatttttttctataatttaacactatcaggaTTCGTACCGAGTTTTAAGGGGCCGTGTGAGTGTTTTGAAGAATactccgcattttattacttaaaaaaatatcttcatttctaattttataattttacataatgttttaaatttattaatttagtgtgtttttaaaattaatttagtgtaaaaacCATTATCCCCGCCATTTACTCGTATTATTTAGTGTATTtagtgtaaaattaatttataaatttagtgtgttttttttgtttttacttttttgatatattttggtaaataaaaaattatatatttttggtaaataaaaaagttataatattttggtaatttttattttttataaaacccataataaaacattacaaaaataataaaatattaaaaataccaaaatattatatatatttttaattaccaaaataaaaaatactaaaacggTGGTGCTTACACAACAGAAcccttgtttggtgccgccaacagggttcccttgtttggtgccgccaacagTGTTCCCTCCACCAAGGAGTTGTCAAATCagtctagttttttttttgttttttattttttttgtttttttgttttttttgatatattttggtaaataaaaaatttatatatattttgataaataaaaaagttataacattttggtattttttattttttatattattttgtaaaaacccgcttaattttcatatattttaaataatttttataaaaatttaatgatttttataaatttcctttacaatttttggtatttgaatttgCACATTTTCTATCttggtatctaaatttttaGGGGTCTATTTTCGTTTCGAACTTgatattaaactttttttattattatcgaAATTGATACCTAAACATGTCAAGCGTTATAAAATTGTCCTAATATGCTAActatattaagtttttataagGTAGCGAAATAATTAATGTATAACCAACATGTGGCACATAACATggaattttttgtattttaaatttccaattacatttattttaacttcATGAAATTCTTTATATCTTggttttttaaaactattgttTTCTTCTTAGTTAAGTTCAAGACATAATTTCTGAACACATGTTTCTTTTGATACTAGTGAAATTCTAGTGAAATTGAGGGCCATGCTTTTAAGGATATGGTCTTTTTGAATCATTCCTATCATTAATGGTCAAAGTAATCTCAGCAATAAAATTTGAGCATATTGTTTAGTGAAACAAAAGAAACGCTAAATAATGGTAATTATTCTTATCATTAAATTCCATGTAATCTGTCACATATTGGTCATgcattgaaatttttatccCCTCATATAACAATTTGAAaggtttaggtaccaaattggacCAAGGAGATTAAGTGCCAATTAAGAAGAAAAATGCCaagtttagataccaaattgagaaaaaaaaaagtatcaaatattatattaaacatTTACATTTATACCTttggtaatattttaaaattatatataattattcctCCTACATtcatttactataattttagtcataaattattaaaagctGAAAACTTTCTTCAACAAaacttataaaagaaattcaatttaaccAAGAATTCCCACATCTTGTCTCCAGCAACAAGAGTATGGCATTCAATTATTTAACCAAATCTTTATCCTTTCTTCATTGAGCATTTGTTAATGCCTTAAATTAAAGGGTTCATTCATTTGAGACTTCTGATACCAAAGGTTTATTCGAAAAGAAGGCTCTTAAGTTGCCAACAGTCAGCTGTAGCACAGCTTCAAAGCCTTCTGGTGTTCCGCCAGCACTGTGTGGAGACAACACGACATTATCAAGTCCAAATAGCTCCTTGGGGACATTAGGCTCATTTTCATACACATCAAGACCAGCACCACCAATTTCTCCTCCCACTAAACACTGCACTAATTCCTTCTCGTTGATCAACGAGCCACGCCCGACGTTGATTATCACTCCTTCCTTCCCTAATGCTACCATGACATCCTTATTGACCAAGTGGTAAGTTTCCTTTGTCAGTGCACAACAAAGAACAAGAACATCACTGTTTGCAGCAAGGTCCCGGACATTAGCATAGAATAGAAATGGAACAGACTGCTTCTTGTTTCTTGAGGTGTAGGCAATGGTGCAGCCAAAGGCTGAGAGCCTCTTTGCAACTTCAGAACCAATGC includes the following:
- the LOC105789173 gene encoding protein STAY-GREEN homolog, chloroplastic, with the translated sequence MASLNLGPVLPAKSRLSLFEHNGSLFVSRRKPKKKNQAIVPVARLFGPAIFEASKLKVLFLGVDEKKHPGKLPRAYTLTHSDITAKLTLAISQTINNSQLQGWSNKLYRDEVVAEWKKVKGKMSLHVHCHISGGHFLLDLCARLRYFIFCKELPVVLKAFVHGDGNLLKSYPELLESLVWVYFHSNVQEFNRVECWGPLVEATAPSSGTDDDGAVCQRGKTKEILGSNWELPQSCQDDCKCCFPPMSLIPWSPKHPHENEKIGTQDQQLPSPNVKTIE